One part of the Terrimicrobium sacchariphilum genome encodes these proteins:
- the hisS gene encoding histidine--tRNA ligase produces the protein MQNLPGFRDFPPEDCARRNYILNTWRSVARRYGFVEYDGPTLESVELYAKKNESGAEIMQQLYSFEDRGGRPVALRPEMTPTLARMVASREKQYKKPIKWFSSSTFFRYERQQKGRLREFIQLNCDLIGETGPAADAEVLALAIDLVRAFGFGPEDFVVRLSDRKAWMDFLTARGVPEAQFGTVLQAADKIERESPDSLNAKLAPAGLTVDDLKAFIASGSPESFRPLIEELTARGLAGYVEVDLSIVRGLAYYTGVVFEVFDRSKSMRALAGGGRYDDLIAGLSDGAANLSAMGFGMGDVVLANFVSETPKAAERMAAALAADAPVDIYVIIADATRRAEGLQTVQALRDAGWKADFSLAGAKVGKQFQTAEGLGAKFAVVVGGEWPEVKVKTLATRQEVQVPQSGLADWLKSGENSL, from the coding sequence ATGCAGAATCTACCTGGCTTCCGGGATTTCCCACCGGAAGATTGCGCCCGCCGCAACTACATCCTGAATACCTGGCGCTCCGTCGCCCGTCGCTACGGCTTTGTCGAGTACGATGGCCCGACCCTGGAAAGCGTCGAGCTTTACGCCAAGAAGAACGAGAGCGGCGCGGAGATCATGCAGCAGCTCTACAGTTTCGAGGATCGCGGCGGTCGTCCGGTCGCTCTGCGCCCCGAGATGACTCCCACGCTCGCCCGCATGGTGGCCTCCCGGGAAAAACAGTACAAGAAGCCCATCAAGTGGTTCTCCTCCAGTACGTTCTTCCGCTACGAGCGCCAGCAAAAGGGCCGCCTGCGCGAGTTCATCCAGCTGAATTGCGACCTCATCGGCGAAACCGGCCCCGCCGCCGACGCCGAGGTGCTGGCCCTCGCCATTGACCTCGTGCGCGCCTTTGGTTTTGGCCCGGAGGATTTCGTCGTTCGACTTAGCGACCGCAAGGCGTGGATGGATTTCCTCACCGCCCGGGGTGTTCCTGAGGCCCAGTTCGGCACGGTGCTCCAGGCCGCTGACAAGATCGAGCGCGAGTCACCCGACTCCCTCAATGCCAAGCTCGCTCCCGCCGGGCTTACGGTGGACGACCTGAAGGCCTTCATCGCCTCCGGAAGCCCGGAGTCTTTCCGTCCGCTCATCGAGGAGCTAACGGCTCGCGGACTCGCGGGCTACGTCGAGGTGGATCTCTCCATCGTGCGCGGACTCGCCTACTACACCGGAGTCGTCTTCGAGGTCTTTGACCGCTCGAAATCCATGCGCGCTCTGGCGGGTGGGGGACGGTACGACGACCTCATCGCCGGGCTGAGCGATGGCGCGGCGAATCTCTCCGCCATGGGCTTCGGCATGGGCGACGTGGTGCTGGCAAATTTTGTCAGCGAAACGCCGAAGGCGGCCGAACGTATGGCCGCCGCATTGGCTGCTGACGCTCCGGTCGATATTTATGTGATCATCGCCGACGCCACCCGCCGGGCGGAGGGCTTGCAGACCGTGCAGGCCTTGCGCGATGCGGGCTGGAAGGCTGATTTCTCACTCGCCGGGGCCAAGGTCGGGAAGCAATTCCAGACCGCCGAGGGGCTGGGGGCGAAATTTGCCGTCGTTGTCGGTGGCGAATGGCCTGAGGTGAAGGTGAAAACCCTCGCCACCCGGCAGGAGGTGCAGGTGCCGCAAAGCGGGCTTGCGGATTGGCTGAAAAGCGGCGAAAACTCCCTTTGA
- the aspS gene encoding aspartate--tRNA ligase produces the protein MTYRTHHCGALRKADSGSRVTLCGWVDSRRDHGGVVFIDLRDRNGITQVVFRPEEHAEAASAAHGLRVEDVVQVSGTVAPRLTGTENTKLATGEIEIVADTLVILNKADVLPFPLDEDSVNEDLRLEHRYLDLRRPAMVRNLTVRHKVVKTTRDYFDRQGFLEIETPVLSKSTPEGAREFLVPSRIFPGSFYALSQSPQQYKQLLMVAGLERYFQIAKCFRDEDPRADRITELTQVDLEASFITQEDIIELIEGLLVEIFREVRGVEIPRPFLRMTYQEAMNRYGSDKPDRRFGLELITLDEVFKASEFKVFRGALDNGGTVKAINAKGFAGITTGQIEGLTELAKQYGAKGLAFIKVENGEWKSPIAKFLTDAEKQALISQLGIEEGDLILFGAGDWETVCNVLGRIRLRVAELQKLITDPNALEFLWVVEFPLLAYNAEEQKWNAVHHPFTRPHADDVALIEAGEYGKVRAQAYDVVLNGVEIGGGSIRIHESDLQAKLFEVLGISPEKQQLLFPHLLKAFRFGAPPHGGVALGVDRLVMLAVGTENIRDVVAFPKNNRGEDLMMSSPTPAEPRQLRELGIQVTRKA, from the coding sequence ATGACTTATCGCACACATCATTGCGGCGCTTTGCGCAAGGCGGACTCCGGTTCGCGCGTCACCCTCTGCGGCTGGGTGGATTCCCGTCGTGACCACGGCGGAGTGGTTTTCATCGATCTCCGCGACCGCAATGGCATCACCCAGGTCGTTTTCCGCCCCGAGGAACATGCCGAGGCGGCCTCCGCTGCCCACGGCCTCCGCGTTGAGGACGTCGTGCAGGTTTCCGGCACCGTGGCTCCGCGCCTCACCGGCACTGAGAACACCAAGCTCGCCACCGGCGAGATCGAGATCGTGGCCGACACGCTCGTCATTCTCAACAAGGCTGACGTATTGCCTTTCCCGCTCGATGAGGATTCGGTCAACGAAGACCTCCGCCTCGAGCACCGCTACCTCGACCTCCGCCGTCCGGCGATGGTGCGCAACCTCACCGTGCGCCACAAGGTGGTGAAGACGACCCGCGATTATTTCGACCGCCAGGGCTTCTTGGAAATCGAGACGCCGGTCCTGTCGAAGAGCACGCCCGAGGGCGCCCGCGAGTTCCTCGTGCCGAGCCGCATTTTCCCCGGCAGCTTTTACGCTCTGTCGCAGTCTCCGCAGCAGTACAAGCAGCTCCTCATGGTGGCTGGCCTGGAGCGCTATTTCCAGATCGCCAAGTGCTTCCGCGACGAGGACCCGCGCGCGGACCGCATTACTGAGCTGACCCAGGTCGACCTGGAGGCTTCTTTCATCACTCAGGAGGACATCATCGAGCTGATCGAGGGATTGCTCGTCGAGATCTTCCGCGAGGTGCGCGGCGTGGAGATTCCGCGTCCGTTCCTGCGCATGACGTATCAGGAGGCGATGAACCGCTACGGCAGCGACAAACCCGATCGTCGCTTCGGCCTCGAGCTCATCACGCTCGACGAGGTTTTCAAGGCCAGCGAATTTAAGGTCTTCCGCGGCGCGCTTGACAATGGCGGCACCGTGAAGGCGATCAACGCCAAGGGCTTTGCCGGCATCACCACCGGGCAGATCGAAGGCCTGACCGAGCTCGCCAAGCAATATGGAGCGAAAGGCCTCGCCTTCATCAAGGTTGAGAACGGCGAGTGGAAGTCGCCCATCGCGAAGTTCCTCACCGACGCCGAGAAGCAGGCGCTCATCAGCCAGCTCGGCATCGAGGAGGGCGACCTGATCCTCTTCGGCGCGGGCGACTGGGAGACCGTCTGCAACGTGCTCGGCCGCATCCGCCTCCGCGTGGCGGAGCTGCAGAAGCTCATCACAGACCCGAACGCCCTGGAGTTCCTCTGGGTCGTCGAGTTCCCGCTTCTCGCCTACAACGCCGAGGAGCAGAAGTGGAACGCCGTTCACCATCCCTTTACCCGTCCGCATGCCGATGACGTCGCCCTCATCGAGGCGGGCGAATACGGCAAGGTTCGCGCCCAGGCCTATGACGTCGTTTTGAATGGCGTGGAAATTGGCGGCGGCAGCATCCGTATCCACGAGTCCGATCTGCAGGCGAAGCTCTTCGAGGTGCTCGGCATCTCGCCGGAGAAGCAGCAGCTTCTCTTCCCGCATCTGCTCAAGGCTTTCCGCTTTGGCGCTCCTCCGCATGGCGGCGTGGCGCTCGGCGTGGATCGTCTGGTCATGCTGGCAGTTGGCACCGAGAACATTCGCGACGTCGTGGCGTTCCCGAAGAACAACCGTGGCGAAGATCTCATGATGAGCTCGCCGACCCCGGCCGAGCCTCGGCAGTTGCGCGAACTGGGCATCCAGGTCACCCGCAAGGCCTAG
- a CDS encoding SRPBCC family protein has product MKLRFLLPLAVLAASVASLSADLLSEVPKYAQDELAEGQIVVKSENIQGAPWPKLMLYQVVNASPSVVWNLFNDYAAAPEYTPGLIAAKIIETYPDGSKDVQYTVKVPIIQRATYVVHNTYTTKGKMQEVAWNLVKSPLAKSSTGSLRIEPYGKNQTLLCYTNLVVPITNLVAGLKNEALSEAKTTVRALKAEAERRASGS; this is encoded by the coding sequence ATGAAGTTGCGATTCCTCCTCCCCCTGGCGGTTCTTGCCGCGTCTGTCGCTTCTCTTTCCGCGGACCTCCTCAGCGAAGTCCCCAAATACGCCCAGGACGAACTGGCCGAGGGCCAGATCGTCGTCAAGAGCGAGAATATTCAAGGCGCACCCTGGCCGAAGCTTATGCTCTACCAGGTGGTCAATGCCTCGCCCTCCGTGGTGTGGAATCTTTTCAACGACTATGCCGCGGCCCCGGAGTACACCCCGGGCCTGATCGCAGCCAAGATCATCGAGACCTACCCCGATGGCAGCAAGGACGTGCAGTACACGGTCAAGGTGCCGATCATCCAGCGCGCCACCTACGTCGTCCACAATACGTATACGACGAAGGGTAAAATGCAGGAGGTGGCCTGGAATCTGGTGAAATCGCCATTGGCCAAGTCCAGCACCGGCTCCCTGCGCATCGAGCCTTACGGCAAGAACCAGACGCTCCTTTGTTACACGAACCTCGTGGTTCCGATCACCAACCTCGTGGCAGGCCTCAAGAACGAGGCGCTTTCCGAGGCCAAGACCACTGTGCGCGCGCTCAAGGCTGAAGCCGAGCGCCGTGCCTCCGGTTCCTAG
- a CDS encoding UTP--glucose-1-phosphate uridylyltransferase, with translation MSASFDPFRQKMESAGLSKAAIAAFERSYGLLAANESGLIPESAITPAQGLPLYEDVATTQATPDLLAKTVLLKLNGGLGTGMGLEKAKSLLPVRDGQTFLDLIVRQVLAARKATGSDLKFLLLNSFSTSEDTLAHLAKYPELGKPSDLELMQNKVPKIDAATLAPVEWSVDRDHEWCPPGHGDLYPAILGSGMLQQLLDAGYRYLFVSNSDNLGATLDLGLLGWFAASGKPFVMEVTARTAADRKGGHLASRATDGQLLLRESAQCPDEDMDAFQDISKHRYFNTNNLWLRLDLLAEALDANGGLLPLPVIKNKKTVDPRDKKSPAVYQLETAMGAAIECFADAGAVVVPRTRFAPVKTTADLLALRSDAYVITDDGRAVLAPERNGIPPEINLDGDHFKMVDQLDVALAGGVPSLIRCKRLDVKGPAKFTSSDVYEGDAVVDVRS, from the coding sequence ATGTCAGCATCATTCGATCCCTTCCGCCAAAAAATGGAATCGGCCGGCCTGAGCAAGGCGGCCATCGCAGCATTTGAACGCTCCTACGGCCTGCTGGCCGCCAATGAATCGGGCCTGATCCCCGAGAGCGCCATCACTCCCGCCCAGGGACTGCCGCTTTACGAAGATGTGGCAACGACGCAGGCAACGCCCGACCTCCTCGCCAAGACTGTCCTGCTCAAGCTCAATGGCGGTCTCGGCACCGGCATGGGACTCGAGAAAGCCAAGTCGCTCCTGCCCGTGCGCGACGGTCAGACGTTCCTTGACCTCATCGTTCGCCAGGTGCTCGCCGCCCGCAAGGCCACGGGATCGGATCTGAAATTTCTCCTGCTGAATAGCTTCAGCACCAGCGAGGATACGCTTGCGCATCTCGCGAAGTATCCCGAGTTGGGCAAGCCCTCCGACCTTGAGCTGATGCAGAACAAGGTGCCCAAGATCGACGCCGCCACGCTGGCTCCGGTCGAATGGTCGGTCGATCGAGACCACGAATGGTGCCCGCCGGGTCATGGCGACCTGTACCCGGCCATCCTGGGTTCCGGCATGCTCCAGCAGCTCCTCGACGCCGGATATCGCTATCTTTTCGTCAGCAACTCCGACAACCTCGGTGCCACTCTCGATCTCGGCCTGCTCGGCTGGTTCGCCGCCTCCGGCAAGCCCTTTGTCATGGAGGTGACGGCCCGCACCGCCGCCGACCGCAAGGGTGGCCATCTCGCCAGCCGCGCCACGGATGGCCAGTTGCTCCTGCGCGAGTCGGCCCAGTGCCCGGATGAGGACATGGATGCCTTCCAGGACATCTCGAAGCATCGCTATTTCAACACCAACAACCTCTGGCTCCGGCTCGACCTCCTTGCCGAGGCGCTCGACGCCAACGGCGGCCTGCTTCCGCTGCCGGTCATCAAGAACAAGAAGACCGTCGACCCGCGCGACAAGAAATCGCCCGCCGTCTACCAGCTTGAGACCGCCATGGGCGCTGCCATCGAGTGCTTTGCCGACGCGGGTGCCGTGGTCGTGCCGCGTACGCGCTTTGCCCCGGTCAAGACGACCGCAGACCTGCTCGCCCTCCGCTCGGATGCCTATGTCATCACCGACGACGGCCGCGCGGTGCTCGCCCCCGAGCGCAATGGAATTCCGCCGGAGATCAATCTCGACGGCGACCACTTCAAGATGGTCGACCAGCTCGATGTCGCCCTCGCGGGAGGCGTGCCGTCCCTCATTCGCTGCAAGCGCCTCGATGTCAAAGGCCCGGCCAAATTCACCTCCTCAGACGTATATGAGGGTGATGCCGTGGTCGATGTTCGTAGCTAG
- a CDS encoding NAD(P)/FAD-dependent oxidoreductase, with protein sequence MNELYDVVVVGGAFSGASTALLLRRERPQLRILIVERSEHFDRKVGEATTEISGCFLTKRLAMNHHLNHHHVPKHGLRFWFSQNASDSFGDCGELGGFYQTRLPTFQVDREVLDEYILAEAVAAGAELLRPARVKDIELGEKLQTLHLETTTGEHTVSAKFLVDASGRAGVLSRKLDLRRSLPDHPTRSIWARFRGVKDWDGYELKSRFPGYANSCQVSRATATNHLTGYGWWCWIIPLKGGDYSAGLVYDERLYTPPVGATAADRLKAHILNDPVGREIFGQAEVVEGDVKSYAPLPYYVDQIAGRGWQIVGDAAGFLDPLYSAGLDYCSWTVSSAVYRIEAELDGSPVDVPMINKHWLMSYHGWFNALYRDKYYYLGDKELMTAAMLMDLGLFFFGPVRSVVHCLKYGFGHLPFTGPMDSFVCKLMAFYNGRLAHIARKRHAAGVYGSENLRSRTLIAGFAPTPEVLKVVWRGVKVWLRAELRSARLPAVAEKEISAPAAPATVS encoded by the coding sequence GTGAACGAGCTGTACGATGTCGTGGTGGTAGGGGGAGCCTTTTCGGGGGCTTCCACCGCCTTGCTGTTACGCCGTGAGCGTCCACAGCTCCGCATCCTGATCGTGGAGCGAAGCGAGCATTTCGATCGCAAGGTGGGGGAGGCGACTACGGAAATCAGCGGGTGCTTCCTGACGAAGCGCCTCGCGATGAACCACCACCTTAACCATCACCACGTGCCCAAGCACGGCCTGCGGTTCTGGTTTTCGCAGAATGCCTCCGACAGCTTCGGGGATTGTGGCGAACTCGGAGGGTTCTATCAAACCCGCCTGCCCACCTTTCAGGTCGATCGCGAGGTATTGGATGAATACATCCTCGCCGAGGCGGTCGCCGCAGGCGCGGAACTCCTTCGCCCCGCGCGGGTGAAGGATATCGAACTCGGTGAAAAACTCCAGACGCTCCATCTGGAAACCACCACGGGCGAGCATACCGTCTCGGCAAAGTTCCTCGTCGATGCCAGCGGACGCGCGGGAGTGCTTTCGCGCAAGCTCGACCTTCGCCGCTCGCTGCCGGATCATCCCACCCGCTCCATCTGGGCGCGTTTTCGCGGGGTGAAGGATTGGGACGGCTACGAACTCAAGAGCCGCTTTCCGGGGTATGCAAATTCCTGTCAGGTCAGCCGCGCCACCGCGACGAATCACCTCACCGGCTATGGTTGGTGGTGCTGGATCATTCCGCTGAAGGGCGGCGACTACAGCGCGGGTCTCGTTTACGACGAACGCCTCTACACTCCGCCTGTCGGGGCAACCGCTGCCGACCGGCTCAAGGCGCACATTCTCAATGATCCTGTTGGCCGGGAAATCTTTGGTCAGGCCGAGGTCGTCGAGGGCGATGTGAAGTCCTATGCCCCGCTGCCGTATTACGTCGACCAGATCGCGGGTCGCGGCTGGCAGATCGTAGGCGACGCCGCCGGGTTCCTGGACCCGCTTTACAGCGCGGGCCTGGACTATTGCTCGTGGACGGTGAGTTCGGCGGTCTATCGCATCGAGGCGGAGCTGGATGGTTCGCCGGTTGATGTGCCCATGATCAACAAGCATTGGCTCATGTCCTATCACGGCTGGTTCAACGCCCTGTACCGCGACAAATACTATTACCTCGGCGACAAGGAGCTCATGACCGCCGCGATGCTGATGGATCTCGGGCTGTTCTTCTTTGGCCCGGTTCGCTCCGTCGTGCATTGCCTGAAGTACGGCTTTGGCCATCTGCCATTTACCGGACCGATGGACTCTTTCGTTTGCAAGCTCATGGCGTTTTATAACGGGCGTCTGGCGCACATCGCCCGCAAGCGCCACGCGGCGGGAGTCTATGGCAGCGAGAACCTGCGTAGCCGCACGCTCATCGCAGGTTTTGCCCCTACGCCCGAGGTGCTCAAGGTCGTGTGGCGCGGAGTGAAGGTCTGGCTTCGCGCGGAACTCCGCAGCGCGCGCCTTCCCGCCGTGGCGGAGAAAGAAATTTCTGCCCCTGCGGCTCCGGCCACCGTATCATAG
- a CDS encoding UbiD family decarboxylase, whose protein sequence is MAYSSYRDFVETLERHGELKRISSPVATELEITELADREMKSPGGGKALLIEKPTINGVVSPFPVAINTMGSWKRMALAIGAESVEAVAEELGMLMKAKPPTSIKEALKLFSTAIELRHAKPRKVKTGPCKEIIHRFDAPASHTGEWPAAPDVADLSTINTQPPTLLDIPILRCWPLDGGRFVTLPCVVTRDPDTGERNLGMYRVQVYDGQTTGMHWQLQKVAARHGRRYYETGQRMPVTIFLGGDPAFPFAATAPLPDGLDEFLLAGYLRRKSIDLVKCETNDLEVPADADFVIEGYIDPTEPLRMEGPFGDHTGYYTLPEPYPVFHVTAITHRKDAVYPATIVGIPPMEDFYMGAASVKLFMPIFKMNFPEIVDIALPAEGVFHNAVFVSIKKTYPMQAYKVMHGLWGMGQMMFTKYLVVVDHDVDVHNTSEVLFHLCANTDPQRDSMLTRGPADVLDHATSEIGIGGKMGIDATRKMAGEGFKRGWPPLIKMDPAVKAAVDRLKG, encoded by the coding sequence ATGGCTTATTCGTCCTACCGCGATTTTGTCGAGACCCTCGAGCGTCACGGCGAGTTGAAGCGTATTTCCTCGCCCGTCGCGACGGAGCTGGAGATCACGGAACTGGCCGACCGGGAAATGAAATCACCCGGAGGGGGCAAGGCCCTGCTCATTGAGAAACCGACGATCAACGGCGTGGTCAGCCCATTTCCCGTGGCGATCAATACCATGGGCTCGTGGAAGCGCATGGCGCTCGCCATCGGCGCGGAATCCGTCGAGGCGGTGGCGGAGGAACTCGGTATGCTGATGAAGGCCAAGCCGCCGACGAGCATTAAGGAAGCCCTCAAGCTTTTCAGTACGGCCATTGAGTTGCGCCACGCCAAGCCGCGCAAGGTGAAGACGGGTCCCTGCAAGGAGATCATTCATCGCTTTGACGCCCCGGCCTCGCACACTGGCGAATGGCCTGCCGCGCCCGATGTGGCCGATCTTTCCACCATCAACACCCAGCCGCCAACGCTTCTCGATATCCCGATCCTGCGTTGCTGGCCGCTCGATGGCGGGCGCTTCGTCACGCTGCCCTGCGTGGTGACGCGCGACCCCGATACCGGCGAGCGCAACCTCGGCATGTATCGCGTGCAGGTTTACGATGGCCAGACCACCGGCATGCACTGGCAGCTCCAGAAGGTCGCCGCGCGCCATGGCCGCCGGTACTACGAGACCGGGCAGAGAATGCCGGTGACGATCTTTCTCGGTGGCGATCCGGCATTTCCATTTGCGGCGACGGCCCCGCTGCCCGATGGCCTCGACGAGTTTCTCCTCGCCGGTTATCTGCGCCGGAAATCCATCGACCTCGTGAAGTGCGAGACGAATGACCTCGAGGTGCCCGCCGATGCGGACTTCGTTATCGAGGGTTACATCGACCCGACCGAGCCTCTGCGCATGGAGGGACCCTTCGGCGACCATACGGGCTACTACACGCTGCCCGAGCCGTACCCCGTATTCCACGTCACCGCGATCACGCATCGCAAGGACGCCGTTTACCCCGCGACCATCGTGGGCATTCCTCCGATGGAGGATTTCTACATGGGCGCGGCCTCGGTGAAGCTCTTCATGCCGATCTTCAAGATGAACTTCCCGGAGATCGTCGACATCGCTCTCCCGGCCGAGGGCGTCTTTCACAATGCCGTCTTTGTCAGCATCAAGAAGACCTATCCCATGCAGGCCTACAAGGTCATGCACGGCCTCTGGGGGATGGGGCAGATGATGTTTACGAAGTACCTCGTGGTGGTGGATCACGATGTCGATGTCCACAATACCAGCGAAGTGCTTTTTCATCTCTGCGCGAATACCGACCCGCAGCGCGACAGCATGCTCACGCGCGGCCCGGCCGATGTGCTCGATCACGCCACCAGCGAGATCGGCATCGGCGGCAAGATGGGCATCGATGCCACCCGCAAGATGGCGGGCGAGGGCTTCAAGCGCGGCTGGCCGCCTCTTATCAAGATGGACCCGGCGGTCAAGGCCGCCGTGGATCGCCTGAAAGGCTAG
- a CDS encoding metal ABC transporter permease, translating into MSLFELFHYEFMQRALVACVLIGFTNGFIGAFVVLRRLALMADALSHSLLPGLAIAAMLVGLSTAGLLLGGLLAAFFVAIGGHLIARSSRVKDETAIASLYIIAFALGVAIIKFAHVKVSLDHFLFGNILGIANSDLWTSFAVSAIVLLSLVILHRPLLLALFEPSVAKTQGVAVDWLLGLIIVLIVLTMVSSLQAVGVLLSLGLMVLPAATIYLLSDSYSKMSWCGGLLGASGAVAGLILSYWTNIPSGPAIIMVLGTVFLAAYLFSPKYGIIIRHLKARHLHEESLSRWDEEKH; encoded by the coding sequence ATGAGTCTCTTTGAGTTGTTCCACTATGAGTTCATGCAGCGCGCGCTGGTAGCGTGCGTGCTGATCGGATTTACCAACGGCTTTATCGGCGCCTTCGTCGTATTGCGTCGTCTCGCACTGATGGCCGACGCCCTTTCGCATTCCCTCCTCCCGGGCCTGGCCATCGCAGCGATGCTGGTGGGCCTGAGCACGGCGGGACTGTTGCTGGGCGGATTGCTGGCGGCGTTCTTCGTCGCCATCGGCGGACATCTCATTGCGCGCAGTTCGCGGGTAAAGGACGAGACGGCCATCGCGTCGCTCTACATCATCGCCTTCGCGCTTGGCGTCGCGATCATCAAGTTTGCCCACGTCAAGGTGAGCCTTGATCACTTCCTCTTTGGCAACATCCTCGGCATCGCCAACAGCGACCTTTGGACGAGCTTTGCGGTGAGCGCCATCGTGCTGCTCTCCCTCGTCATCCTGCATCGACCGCTGTTGCTGGCGCTCTTCGAGCCCTCCGTGGCCAAGACCCAGGGCGTCGCGGTCGACTGGCTGCTCGGCCTGATCATCGTCCTCATCGTGCTCACGATGGTGTCGTCCCTCCAGGCCGTGGGCGTGTTGCTTTCGCTCGGGCTCATGGTTCTCCCGGCGGCGACGATTTACCTGCTATCGGACTCCTACTCGAAGATGTCCTGGTGCGGCGGCCTGCTCGGCGCGAGCGGCGCGGTGGCTGGATTGATCCTCTCCTACTGGACCAATATTCCCTCGGGTCCTGCCATCATCATGGTGCTCGGCACGGTGTTTCTCGCCGCGTATCTCTTCAGCCCGAAATACGGCATCATCATCCGCCATCTCAAGGCCCGCCACCTGCATGAGGAATCACTCAGCCGGTGGGATGAGGAAAAACACTAG
- a CDS encoding metal ABC transporter ATP-binding protein: MTPRLTITDATVSYNRVPAVHHLSVTLNSHSLVALVGPNGAGKTTLLKAIAGLVPMETGKVTVHGGNRKNAIAYVPQREAVDWDFPITVRGLAEMGRYPSLGLWRKFGAEDDRIVEESLHVTELEAFADRQIKALSGGQQQRAFLARAWAQQAEIYLLDEPFTGLDRNAQEAFSGALHKLRKSGKLIIASHHDLKSVPELFDHVLLINGELVASGPTSETFTTANIEKTFAMKIFSGSEPHHHHHHEPHAS; encoded by the coding sequence ATGACGCCTCGCCTCACCATCACCGACGCGACGGTCTCGTATAACCGCGTCCCCGCCGTCCATCACCTGAGCGTCACGCTCAACTCGCATTCGCTGGTGGCCCTCGTTGGTCCCAATGGTGCAGGCAAGACCACGCTGCTCAAGGCCATCGCCGGACTCGTGCCGATGGAAACCGGGAAAGTCACCGTTCACGGAGGGAATCGGAAGAACGCCATCGCGTATGTCCCGCAGCGCGAGGCGGTGGACTGGGATTTTCCCATCACCGTGCGCGGACTGGCCGAGATGGGCCGGTATCCGTCACTGGGGCTCTGGCGCAAGTTCGGCGCGGAGGATGATCGTATCGTGGAGGAATCGCTCCATGTAACCGAGCTGGAAGCCTTCGCCGACCGCCAGATCAAGGCCCTTTCTGGCGGCCAGCAGCAGCGTGCCTTTCTCGCCCGAGCCTGGGCGCAGCAGGCGGAGATCTATCTGCTCGACGAGCCCTTCACAGGGCTCGACCGCAACGCGCAGGAGGCTTTTTCCGGAGCGCTGCACAAGCTCCGCAAAAGCGGCAAGCTGATCATCGCCTCGCACCATGACCTGAAATCGGTTCCGGAGCTTTTCGACCATGTCCTGCTCATCAATGGCGAACTCGTTGCCTCGGGTCCGACCAGTGAGACCTTCACCACGGCCAACATTGAGAAGACGTTCGCGATGAAAATCTTCTCCGGCTCGGAGCCGCACCATCATCATCACCACGAGCCGCACGCGTCATGA
- a CDS encoding metal ABC transporter solute-binding protein, Zn/Mn family — translation MKLAIIAFLAGAVALQAADTVPVASLSTVLSDIATNVGGDKVTVTSIVKPGIDPHEFEPSPGDVKAISQAKLVLAAGLGFESFLSKVKTAVGSGPTFVIVGESITPIMTTEEEDHDGHDHEHIAPNADGKVPDPHWWHSIENVKIATRVIRDALIQIDPANTATYQENAKAYLAKLNDLAKWTKIEIAKLPKSKRILVTSHDALGYFARDYSFEIFPVQGISTSDQPSSQKVQLLIKEIKDKGVKAIFAENIENPKVLSEITRETGAKLGGTIYADGLGDKEANTYDSMIRHNVTTIVEALQ, via the coding sequence ATGAAGCTTGCAATAATCGCATTTCTCGCCGGTGCAGTAGCCCTTCAGGCGGCTGACACCGTACCGGTGGCCTCTCTCAGCACCGTCCTTTCCGACATCGCCACGAACGTCGGCGGAGACAAAGTGACGGTGACGAGCATTGTCAAACCGGGCATCGATCCGCACGAGTTTGAGCCATCCCCGGGCGACGTGAAGGCGATTTCGCAGGCCAAGCTCGTTCTCGCCGCTGGCCTCGGGTTTGAGTCCTTCCTCTCCAAGGTGAAAACCGCCGTGGGGTCCGGCCCGACCTTCGTCATTGTTGGCGAATCGATCACTCCCATCATGACCACCGAGGAGGAAGATCACGACGGCCACGATCACGAGCACATTGCGCCTAATGCCGACGGCAAGGTGCCTGATCCCCATTGGTGGCATAGCATTGAGAATGTAAAGATTGCCACCCGCGTCATCCGTGATGCGCTGATCCAGATCGACCCGGCCAACACCGCCACCTACCAGGAAAATGCCAAGGCGTACCTTGCCAAGCTCAATGATCTCGCCAAGTGGACCAAGATCGAGATCGCAAAGCTCCCGAAATCCAAGCGCATCCTCGTCACCTCGCACGACGCACTGGGGTATTTCGCCCGGGATTACAGCTTTGAGATCTTCCCGGTGCAGGGCATCAGCACGAGTGACCAGCCCTCGTCGCAGAAGGTTCAGCTCCTGATCAAAGAGATCAAGGACAAGGGCGTAAAAGCGATCTTTGCCGAGAATATCGAGAATCCAAAGGTGCTCTCGGAAATCACCCGCGAGACCGGGGCGAAGCTCGGCGGCACAATTTACGCAGATGGACTAGGCGACAAGGAGGCGAACACGTATGATTCCATGATTCGCCACAACGTGACGACGATCGTAGAAGCCCTTCAATAA